In Kordia antarctica, the following proteins share a genomic window:
- a CDS encoding DUF6438 domain-containing protein — protein MKTTILSILVFTLISCDATTKEFIGTSWKVTELTESGKTVGVTNAVILTIKSDTEFTLKLDVNNCFGTYTITGNNKIKLSNLGCTEMCCDSDFSMAVSNALYKVSKVNFTEDRATLSGTNVTIQFEKYDPLLNAKQPITTETGKFTKNEKIPTEETTDIGLIVQKDEDENIADGVPTGDFITLYKSPCKGNCEEYTMVMYSDGSVHYTGKFNAKIQGKRSVKLSLRKSESIFTEFAQSNFKSFADKYDDERIMDIQNTYLTYKGKKIEIRYKNNAPKELKALLEKVEQKAKEVLELLKKK, from the coding sequence ATGAAAACAACAATACTCTCTATATTAGTATTTACATTAATCAGTTGCGATGCCACAACAAAAGAATTTATCGGAACTTCGTGGAAAGTCACGGAATTGACGGAAAGTGGCAAGACAGTTGGAGTTACCAACGCTGTAATTCTCACTATAAAAAGTGATACAGAATTCACGCTGAAGCTTGATGTAAATAATTGTTTCGGAACGTATACAATTACAGGAAACAACAAAATAAAACTGAGCAATCTTGGTTGTACGGAAATGTGCTGCGATTCAGATTTTTCAATGGCAGTTTCAAACGCATTGTATAAAGTATCTAAAGTGAATTTTACAGAAGATCGCGCAACTTTATCGGGAACTAATGTAACAATTCAATTTGAAAAATACGATCCATTATTAAATGCGAAACAACCAATAACAACGGAAACAGGAAAGTTTACGAAGAATGAAAAAATACCAACAGAAGAAACAACAGATATTGGATTGATTGTCCAAAAGGATGAAGATGAAAATATAGCAGATGGCGTTCCAACTGGAGATTTTATCACTTTATACAAATCGCCATGTAAAGGAAATTGTGAAGAATATACAATGGTTATGTATTCGGATGGAAGTGTTCATTATACAGGGAAATTCAATGCGAAAATTCAAGGAAAGCGTTCTGTAAAGTTATCGTTACGTAAGTCAGAATCGATATTTACAGAATTTGCACAATCAAATTTCAAAAGTTTTGCAGACAAGTACGACGACGAACGTATTATGGATATCCAAAATACGTATTTGACATATAAAGGTAAAAAAATAGAAATTCGGTATAAAAATAATGCGCCAAAAGAGCTGAAAGCTTTGCTAGAAAAAGTAGAGCAGAAAGCGAAAGAAGTATTAGAGTTATTGAAGAAAAAGTAA
- a CDS encoding AMP-binding protein, translating to MNLTFENIHPKFKLDDNYFDREALKEVAYSYIKEGTSYEQTIGNFLMDWLDDEIYVTVFTSGSTGKPKPIRLDKQAMVHSALATGDFFGIKPGDAALQCLPSNFIAGKMMLVRAMILGLSLDLVAPTSNPLKNNDATYDFCAMIPLQVENSLEQLHQIKTLIVGGAPASSALIKRLQKVSTKIYATYGMTETITHVAAKPLNNLPKGKKSYYKTLPNIHISSDERNCLVIDAPRIHNEKISTNDVVEIISETEFDWLGRFDNVINSGGVKLHPEQLEEKLSPFINTRFFVSAIDDSKLGKKLILLVEDKQQILDVSELLKIIKQSNKFSKFEIPKEIYAVENFIETSTGKVQRSETVASLSL from the coding sequence ATGAATCTAACTTTTGAAAATATTCATCCAAAATTCAAATTAGATGATAATTACTTTGATCGCGAAGCTTTAAAAGAAGTCGCGTACAGTTACATTAAAGAAGGAACATCGTATGAACAAACGATAGGTAATTTTTTAATGGATTGGTTAGACGATGAAATATATGTTACTGTTTTTACGTCAGGTTCTACGGGAAAACCCAAACCAATTCGGTTGGATAAACAAGCAATGGTGCATTCTGCATTGGCGACAGGCGATTTTTTTGGAATCAAACCAGGCGATGCTGCTTTGCAATGTTTGCCAAGTAACTTTATTGCAGGAAAAATGATGTTGGTTCGCGCGATGATTTTAGGATTGTCGTTGGATTTAGTTGCGCCAACTTCAAATCCTTTGAAAAATAATGATGCAACCTATGATTTCTGTGCGATGATTCCATTGCAAGTAGAAAATTCACTGGAACAATTACACCAAATTAAAACGTTGATTGTTGGCGGCGCGCCAGCTTCATCGGCTTTGATTAAACGTTTGCAGAAAGTTTCAACCAAAATATATGCTACGTATGGAATGACAGAAACCATCACGCATGTTGCAGCGAAACCTTTGAACAATCTCCCGAAAGGAAAAAAATCATATTATAAAACGTTGCCAAATATTCACATTAGTTCAGATGAAAGAAATTGTTTGGTGATTGATGCGCCACGAATTCATAACGAAAAAATCAGCACGAATGATGTCGTGGAAATCATTTCTGAAACCGAATTTGATTGGTTAGGTCGTTTTGACAACGTAATTAATAGCGGTGGCGTAAAATTGCATCCTGAGCAACTAGAGGAGAAGTTGAGTCCATTTATCAACACACGATTTTTTGTTTCCGCAATTGACGATTCAAAATTAGGCAAAAAGTTAATTTTACTTGTAGAAGATAAACAGCAAATATTGGACGTTTCCGAACTCCTGAAAATCATTAAACAATCTAATAAGTTTTCAAAATTCGAAATTCCAAAAGAAATTTACGCAGTAGAAAATTTTATAGAAACTAGTACAGGAAAAGTGCAACGTAGTGAAACTGTTGCTTCATTGAGTTTATGA
- a CDS encoding toxin-antitoxin system YwqK family antitoxin, translated as MKQLLVNIFFLVFFLNVTAQKKVYFDKDWNETDATNAQYYRTTEKQKALFLIKDYYISGQLQFEAFSTIPNDPLHHEGTVTWYHENGVIAQQVEFKDNKKNGAFLLNYENGNAKVRAYYVNDLEEGKLTEHFPSGDVGNEAFFINGKLDGTHSRYKYDGTLRERINYKNGLEHGSYEFYTSGRLLYKGNAENGFPEGKCMTYHYGIEEPEKVYTIKNRKLHGTYLEYDERGTKIVEAFFEEGIPQTYMFTRVISNDKVYKIELKLIDGVEHWKAFKNDQLLVASFYKKGIRTDIWKLYDSEINKFVLTADFTNAVCDDGYVQEVTKFEKDFSLSNRFKSLYNFTRKPCANVKFENIVESNLSNSILNEYEEVQSRNAEGIKVIESVDAEEEEVEETVIEYSESNPQKRICTTYKDYLKTVACVQTNNNIKYTLFTGEDGKSLKIIKAQDKPQKNELFIFYQDEYERVDPANIYIAFSIPNKLKAAIKKGKISKQEIINFFRTDLISYTDVTDERLLEILEEELKK; from the coding sequence ATGAAACAACTTTTAGTAAATATATTCTTTTTAGTATTCTTTTTAAACGTAACTGCTCAAAAAAAAGTCTATTTCGATAAAGATTGGAATGAAACAGATGCTACAAACGCGCAATATTATAGAACTACCGAAAAACAAAAAGCTCTTTTTTTAATCAAAGATTATTACATTTCAGGACAACTTCAGTTTGAAGCATTTTCTACAATACCAAATGATCCTTTACATCATGAAGGAACTGTCACTTGGTATCACGAAAATGGAGTAATTGCACAACAAGTTGAATTTAAAGACAATAAGAAAAATGGCGCTTTTTTATTAAATTATGAAAATGGAAACGCAAAAGTTAGAGCATATTACGTGAACGATCTTGAAGAAGGAAAGCTTACGGAACATTTTCCTTCTGGAGATGTTGGAAATGAAGCATTTTTTATCAATGGAAAACTAGATGGCACTCATTCTAGGTATAAATATGATGGCACTTTAAGAGAGAGAATAAATTATAAAAATGGACTAGAACATGGTTCTTATGAATTTTATACAAGCGGAAGACTTCTATATAAAGGAAATGCTGAAAATGGTTTTCCAGAAGGAAAGTGTATGACCTATCATTATGGTATAGAAGAACCTGAAAAAGTATATACTATAAAAAACCGAAAACTTCACGGAACATATTTGGAATACGATGAAAGAGGAACGAAAATTGTTGAAGCCTTTTTTGAAGAAGGAATTCCACAAACATATATGTTTACTAGAGTAATTAGCAACGACAAAGTTTATAAAATAGAACTAAAACTGATTGACGGTGTTGAACACTGGAAAGCTTTTAAGAATGATCAGTTATTGGTTGCTTCTTTCTATAAAAAAGGAATAAGAACTGATATTTGGAAATTATATGATTCAGAGATTAACAAATTTGTACTGACTGCTGATTTTACCAATGCCGTTTGTGATGATGGTTATGTGCAAGAAGTTACTAAATTTGAGAAAGATTTTTCGCTTAGTAATCGATTTAAATCTTTATACAACTTTACTAGAAAACCTTGTGCAAATGTTAAGTTTGAAAATATAGTTGAAAGCAATCTTAGTAATTCTATACTAAATGAATATGAGGAAGTACAATCCCGAAACGCAGAAGGTATAAAAGTTATTGAATCTGTCGATGCTGAAGAAGAAGAAGTGGAAGAAACCGTTATTGAATACAGCGAAAGTAATCCGCAAAAGCGCATTTGCACTACATACAAAGATTATTTAAAGACCGTTGCGTGTGTGCAAACGAATAATAATATAAAATATACTTTATTCACTGGAGAAGATGGAAAAAGTCTAAAAATTATCAAGGCGCAAGATAAACCTCAAAAAAATGAATTATTTATCTTTTATCAAGATGAATATGAGCGCGTAGATCCGGCTAATATATACATTGCTTTTTCTATACCAAACAAATTAAAAGCAGCTATAAAAAAGGGCAAAATAAGTAAACAAGAAATTATCAATTTTTTCAGAACTGACTTAATTAGCTATACAGATGTAACTGATGAAAGATTGTTAGAAATTTTAGAAGAAGAGCTAAAAAAGTAA
- a CDS encoding DUF3857 domain-containing transglutaminase family protein, with the protein MTTTYLKFPVLLLFFVIHICFAQNDTSEDFHFLERTESIKIDLNKGDFKIVKSVHEKAEYITANKLYFANETLRFDSFTSLEDIEATTYLPSTGKTVKVDYIETKHEFDDGIFYSDQQTKNFTFPAVTKGAITDLKYKEVGTEPHFLGLFRFGTYAPTKKAVLRIEFPKNVQIGYKEFHTENIIVNFNKEETKNSTIYTWTSENVAKYSGEDDAEAALYHLPHIILHIKNYEEKGKIIPVLSNVKDLYSWYASLAKQVDEKDLENVYKIAEDIAQKYDSDIEKAEAIYNWVQENITYVAFEDGLGGFIPRGAASVCNNRYGDCKDMANLLYVMLNRVGIPSFRTWIGTRDRPYLYDEVPTPMVDNHMITATIIDKDTIFIDGTDSYVNFGMPSSFTQTKEALIGLSPDTFILKKVPVQASEKSKTNINTTITFEDGSIKASEKRVLTGYERVDFVTDYLYKKKDNTEEEFLNTTLALGNNKTKYQNIQVSPIESKHKTLTVSFDLLMGNYVKTIGSKTILNLNIDRVLSKQKIDITKRKYAKKIDHQFQKEYTTTFVIPEGYKVTSFPKPIKYDGKAYGFSISYEETAGKIIQHKSIYVNTLRIDTEDFEAWNSFVKKLIKAYKKSIIIEK; encoded by the coding sequence ATGACAACAACCTATTTGAAATTCCCTGTATTGCTCCTATTTTTTGTGATACATATTTGCTTTGCGCAGAATGATACTTCCGAAGATTTTCACTTTTTAGAACGTACCGAATCTATTAAAATTGACTTAAATAAAGGCGATTTTAAGATTGTAAAAAGCGTGCACGAAAAAGCGGAATATATCACTGCAAATAAACTCTATTTTGCCAACGAAACACTTCGTTTTGACAGTTTTACATCGCTTGAAGATATTGAAGCCACAACGTATTTACCTTCTACTGGAAAAACTGTGAAAGTTGATTATATAGAAACCAAACACGAATTTGATGATGGTATTTTTTATAGCGATCAGCAAACGAAAAACTTCACGTTTCCAGCTGTTACAAAAGGCGCTATTACTGATTTAAAGTATAAAGAAGTTGGTACAGAACCACATTTTTTAGGCTTATTCCGCTTCGGAACGTACGCGCCAACAAAAAAAGCAGTGTTGCGTATTGAGTTTCCTAAAAACGTTCAAATTGGGTACAAAGAGTTTCACACAGAAAATATCATCGTAAATTTTAACAAAGAAGAAACAAAAAATAGTACTATTTATACGTGGACTTCCGAAAATGTTGCCAAATATAGCGGCGAAGATGACGCAGAAGCAGCTTTGTATCACTTACCACATATCATTTTACACATTAAAAATTACGAAGAAAAAGGAAAAATAATTCCTGTATTGAGCAACGTAAAAGATTTGTATAGTTGGTATGCTTCTTTGGCAAAACAAGTAGACGAAAAAGATTTAGAGAATGTATATAAAATTGCAGAAGATATCGCCCAAAAGTACGATTCAGACATCGAAAAAGCAGAAGCAATCTACAATTGGGTTCAAGAGAATATAACGTATGTTGCTTTTGAAGATGGTTTGGGCGGATTTATTCCTCGTGGCGCGGCAAGCGTTTGCAACAACCGATATGGCGATTGTAAAGACATGGCAAATTTGTTATATGTAATGTTGAATCGTGTTGGAATTCCTTCATTTCGAACTTGGATTGGAACACGCGATCGTCCGTATTTGTACGATGAAGTACCAACGCCAATGGTTGACAATCACATGATTACCGCTACAATCATTGATAAAGACACTATTTTCATTGATGGAACTGATAGTTATGTCAATTTTGGAATGCCGAGTTCATTTACACAAACAAAAGAAGCTTTAATCGGACTTTCTCCAGATACATTTATTCTGAAAAAAGTACCTGTGCAAGCTTCTGAAAAGAGCAAAACGAATATTAATACAACTATTACATTTGAAGATGGAAGCATTAAAGCATCTGAAAAACGGGTTTTAACAGGTTATGAACGCGTTGATTTCGTCACAGACTATTTGTACAAAAAGAAAGATAATACAGAAGAAGAATTCCTAAATACAACCTTGGCTTTAGGAAATAACAAAACAAAATATCAAAACATACAAGTTTCTCCAATTGAATCAAAACATAAAACATTGACCGTTTCTTTTGATTTATTGATGGGAAATTATGTGAAAACGATTGGTTCTAAAACCATTTTAAACCTTAACATTGATCGCGTTTTATCTAAGCAAAAAATAGATATTACAAAGCGTAAATATGCTAAAAAGATCGATCATCAATTTCAAAAAGAATATACAACTACGTTTGTGATTCCGGAAGGTTACAAAGTGACTTCTTTTCCGAAACCGATTAAATATGACGGGAAAGCGTATGGATTCAGTATTTCTTACGAAGAAACAGCAGGCAAGATTATTCAACATAAAAGTATTTACGTAAACACACTTCGAATTGATACAGAAGATTTTGAAGCGTGGAATAGTTTTGTGAAAAAATTAATAAAAGCCTACAAAAAAAGTATTATTATTGAAAAGTAA